A genomic stretch from Ficedula albicollis isolate OC2 chromosome 4A, FicAlb1.5, whole genome shotgun sequence includes:
- the RAB9B gene encoding ras-related protein Rab-9B isoform X2 — MSGKSLLLKVILLGDGGVGKSSLMNRYVTNKFDSQAFHTIGVEFLNRDLEVDGRFVTLQIWDTAGQERFKSLRTPFYRGADCCLLTFSVDDRQSFENLCNWQKEFIYYADVKDPEHFPFVVLGNKIDKLERQVSTEEARAWCMENGNYPYLETSAKDDTNVTVAFEEAVRQVLAVEEQLEHCMLGHTIDLNSSSKSGSSCC; from the coding sequence ATGAGTGGGAAGTCCTTGCTCCTAAAGGTCATTCTCCTTGGAGATGGTGGAGTTGGGAAGAGCTCCCTCATGAATCGCTACGTCACCAACAAGTTTGACTCGCAGGCGTTCCACACGATTGGGGTGGAGTTCTTGAACCGGGACCTGGAGGTGGACGGGCGTTTTGTGACCCTGCAGATCTGGGACACTGCGGGACAGGAGAGGTTCAAGAGCCTGCGGACGCCCTTTTACCGGGGAGCAGACTGCTGCCTGCTCACCTTCAGCGTGGATGACCGGCAGAGCTTCGAGAACCTCTGCAACTGGCAGAAGGAGTTTATCTATTATGCTGATGTGAAGGACCCTGAGCACTTCCCATTTGTAGTCCTGGGTAACAAGATAGACAAACTGGAGAGACAGGTGAGCACAGAGGAGGCCCGGGCCTGGTGCATGGAGAACGGTAACTATCCGTACCTGGAGACTAGTGCCAAGGACGACACCAACGTAACCGTGGCCTTTGAGGAAGCTGTGCGCCAGGTGCTGGCggtggaggagcagctggagcactgcatgCTGGGCCACACCATTGACCTGAACTCCAGCTCCAAATCGGGCTCCTCCTGTTGTTGA
- the RAB9B gene encoding ras-related protein Rab-9B isoform X1 codes for MTDVCFLVTDTLEEGVPGQYWRQSRTHKSNGCFVLFLAPADCLGTLPLRPAAMSGKSLLLKVILLGDGGVGKSSLMNRYVTNKFDSQAFHTIGVEFLNRDLEVDGRFVTLQIWDTAGQERFKSLRTPFYRGADCCLLTFSVDDRQSFENLCNWQKEFIYYADVKDPEHFPFVVLGNKIDKLERQVSTEEARAWCMENGNYPYLETSAKDDTNVTVAFEEAVRQVLAVEEQLEHCMLGHTIDLNSSSKSGSSCC; via the exons ATGactgatgtttgttttttagtgACTGATACACTGGAGGAAGGTGTTCCTGGACAGTACTGGAGACAGAGCAG AACCCACAAGTCAAATGGCTGTTTTGTACTATTTCTGGCCCCTGCAGATTGCCTTGGTACCCTGCCCCTCCGTCCTGCTGCAATGAGTGGGAAGTCCTTGCTCCTAAAGGTCATTCTCCTTGGAGATGGTGGAGTTGGGAAGAGCTCCCTCATGAATCGCTACGTCACCAACAAGTTTGACTCGCAGGCGTTCCACACGATTGGGGTGGAGTTCTTGAACCGGGACCTGGAGGTGGACGGGCGTTTTGTGACCCTGCAGATCTGGGACACTGCGGGACAGGAGAGGTTCAAGAGCCTGCGGACGCCCTTTTACCGGGGAGCAGACTGCTGCCTGCTCACCTTCAGCGTGGATGACCGGCAGAGCTTCGAGAACCTCTGCAACTGGCAGAAGGAGTTTATCTATTATGCTGATGTGAAGGACCCTGAGCACTTCCCATTTGTAGTCCTGGGTAACAAGATAGACAAACTGGAGAGACAGGTGAGCACAGAGGAGGCCCGGGCCTGGTGCATGGAGAACGGTAACTATCCGTACCTGGAGACTAGTGCCAAGGACGACACCAACGTAACCGTGGCCTTTGAGGAAGCTGTGCGCCAGGTGCTGGCggtggaggagcagctggagcactgcatgCTGGGCCACACCATTGACCTGAACTCCAGCTCCAAATCGGGCTCCTCCTGTTGTTGA
- the TMSB15B gene encoding thymosin beta-15B, producing MCDKPDLSEVEKFDKKKLKKTNTEEKNTLPSKETIEQEKECVKSS from the exons ATGTGCGACAAACCAGACCTCTCGGAGGTGGAGAAATTCGACaagaagaagctgaagaaaaccAACACGGAGGAGAAGAACACGCTGCCCTCCAAGGAGA CTATTGAGCAGGAGAAGGAATGTGTGAAGTCTTCCTAG